From the Thermovirga lienii DSM 17291 genome, one window contains:
- a CDS encoding tetraacyldisaccharide 4'-kinase (PFAM: Tetraacyldisaccharide-1-P 4'-kinase~TIGRFAM: conserved hypothetical protein; tetraacyldisaccharide 4'-kinase~COGs: COG1663 Tetraacyldisaccharide-1-P 4'-kinase~InterPro IPR003758~KEGG: aco:Amico_1495 tetraacyldisaccharide 4'-kinase~PFAM: Tetraacyldisaccharide-1-P 4'-kinase~PRIAM: Tetraacyldisaccharide 4'-kinase~SPTR: Tetraacyldisaccharide 4'-kinase;~TIGRFAM: tetraacyldisaccharide 4'-kinase~manually curated) — protein sequence MGRILIDYLHYIRGSKSSFLWNAMVPLGCLADFLTLMRNKAYDHGIFESLESPVPVVSVGNLTVGGTNKTPVVEMLARLFDGFGLKVGIISRGYGKKSKGPHLIREGSSYLPEDVGDEPFLLSQKLPKATVCVSSDRLEGVDLLAREGVDLVIADDAFQHRRMGRDVDILLVDATCPWGNGRIFPAGLLRERKGSIKRAHMVIITKADQVERESLRKLKDELSRFVDSKSIFEAHLELSGWACWNGEWKDLNSPPKGEALVFSAIGNPASFEAFLRRSGVEVKSHLIFRDHHRFTEKNLEEIDEVRRKMGSQVVICTEKDVLNLPAGCEIPFEVVVPKVRTMVVQEERFLKDLISALRPKVVVASNGYGEDAIGALLAGKLKKELPHAEVMAFPLVGRGKEYEEAGIKVCAPPYEMPSEGVIKYHLKDLLRDLKRGLLRNLSEQMKVWASLRGKIRTVLCVGDVYLLLNVLWGQGTTPVLMATAKTEKNRGHFSLEYLVLRRRARCVWTRDKETRDKMIKRKVNAVYCGNPIMDLAGDNVCEEGKFWEEGLPGVLLLPGSRRRAYQDVKMLLEAAELVNKKVRCRFVMVLAATIDEETLLRSLDGWKRLEEGMLVSPSGNTKVVLTRERVGTVARGAKLVIGLGGTANQICAGLGVPVVSILEKGKLVQKKLLGESEVLVEPSSEALSREVLAILEDNTRRMKMSRAGVYMMGPSGAVEDVVRYALKELGWKKRHDVWRHLDEVFAKEEDGIS from the coding sequence CTTGCAGATTTTTTGACCCTTATGCGCAACAAGGCGTACGACCACGGCATATTCGAGAGCCTTGAAAGCCCGGTGCCCGTAGTGAGCGTTGGAAACCTGACAGTGGGAGGGACCAACAAGACTCCGGTGGTTGAAATGCTGGCCAGGTTGTTTGATGGTTTTGGCTTGAAAGTGGGCATAATCTCAAGAGGTTACGGGAAGAAAAGTAAAGGCCCCCATCTGATAAGGGAAGGAAGCTCCTACTTGCCTGAGGATGTGGGGGATGAGCCTTTCTTGCTCTCTCAAAAACTGCCTAAGGCAACGGTATGCGTCTCCTCTGACAGGTTGGAGGGTGTGGACCTTTTGGCCAGGGAGGGGGTGGACCTGGTCATAGCGGACGATGCCTTCCAGCACCGGCGGATGGGAAGGGACGTGGACATACTGCTGGTGGACGCTACCTGCCCTTGGGGCAACGGGAGGATATTCCCTGCGGGGCTTTTAAGGGAGAGAAAAGGCTCCATAAAGAGAGCTCACATGGTTATTATCACCAAGGCAGACCAGGTAGAAAGAGAAAGCCTCAGGAAGTTAAAAGATGAGCTTTCAAGGTTTGTGGATAGTAAGTCTATCTTTGAGGCTCACCTTGAGCTTTCTGGATGGGCTTGCTGGAACGGGGAGTGGAAAGATCTAAACAGCCCCCCCAAGGGCGAAGCTTTAGTTTTTTCGGCCATAGGTAACCCCGCGAGCTTTGAAGCATTTTTGAGGCGCTCTGGAGTTGAAGTGAAAAGCCACTTGATCTTCAGGGACCACCATAGGTTCACGGAGAAAAACCTTGAGGAGATAGACGAAGTACGCCGAAAGATGGGATCTCAAGTAGTCATATGCACGGAAAAGGACGTGCTTAACCTGCCTGCGGGGTGCGAGATTCCTTTCGAGGTAGTGGTACCGAAAGTGCGCACCATGGTGGTCCAGGAGGAAAGGTTCTTGAAGGATTTGATCTCTGCCTTGAGGCCCAAGGTGGTCGTGGCGTCCAACGGCTACGGAGAGGACGCCATAGGTGCTTTACTGGCAGGAAAGCTCAAAAAGGAACTTCCTCACGCCGAGGTTATGGCCTTTCCTTTGGTCGGCAGAGGCAAAGAATACGAGGAAGCCGGAATAAAGGTATGTGCCCCTCCATATGAAATGCCCAGTGAGGGTGTGATAAAGTATCATTTGAAGGACCTTTTGAGGGACCTCAAGAGGGGGCTTTTGCGCAACCTTTCGGAGCAGATGAAAGTCTGGGCATCGTTGAGGGGTAAGATAAGGACGGTTTTGTGTGTGGGGGATGTGTACCTTCTTTTGAATGTCCTTTGGGGGCAGGGGACCACGCCTGTTCTTATGGCCACGGCCAAGACGGAAAAGAACAGAGGGCATTTCAGCCTTGAATACTTGGTTTTGCGCAGAAGGGCCAGGTGCGTGTGGACCCGGGACAAGGAGACCCGGGATAAAATGATAAAAAGAAAGGTGAACGCTGTATATTGCGGCAATCCAATAATGGATCTTGCCGGTGATAATGTTTGTGAAGAAGGAAAGTTTTGGGAGGAAGGCCTGCCGGGGGTGCTTCTTTTGCCGGGCAGCAGAAGAAGGGCTTACCAGGATGTGAAGATGCTCTTGGAAGCAGCGGAGTTGGTGAATAAAAAGGTGCGGTGCCGTTTCGTGATGGTCCTTGCGGCAACCATAGATGAAGAGACCTTGCTGCGATCCCTCGATGGATGGAAGAGGCTAGAAGAAGGGATGCTTGTAAGTCCTTCGGGGAATACCAAGGTGGTTCTCACCCGTGAGAGGGTGGGAACGGTGGCCCGAGGTGCCAAGTTGGTGATAGGCCTTGGGGGGACGGCCAACCAGATATGTGCTGGATTGGGAGTGCCCGTGGTTTCCATATTGGAGAAAGGCAAGCTTGTGCAGAAAAAGCTCCTTGGAGAATCTGAAGTGTTGGTCGAACCGAGCAGCGAAGCCTTGAGCAGGGAGGTTTTGGCCATCCTGGAGGACAACACAAGACGCATGAAGATGTCGAGGGCTGGAGTATACATGATGGGCCCTTCCGGAGCGGTAGAGGACGTGGT